Genomic DNA from Peribacillus simplex NBRC 15720 = DSM 1321:
ATGATTGTTGGACCAAAGATCATGGGAAATGCAATTACAGAATTATTCGAAGGAGCTTACGGTAAATTCCAGGGAATACCAGGAGCAGCTATTAACTTTGATAAAATTGGCCAGATCCTTTTACTCCTTGCCGGACTGTATGCCTTAAGTAGCCTTTTCAACTATGTACAACAATACATTATGTCAAGTGTTGCACAAGACACGGTATATGATCTTCGAGAAGATGTGAACGAAAAGCTCGAGAAACTTCCACTCAAATATTTTGAAGGACGTCCAAACGGAGAAACACTTAGCCGAATGACAAATGATATTGATACAATCGGGAGCACCCTTCAGCAAAGCTTAACGCAGTTCATCACATCAATCGTAACGATTTTGGGGATTATCATCATGATGCTTTCGATAAGCCCGTTATTGACATTAATCTCAATAGTCAGCTTACCTTTGTCAATATTTGCAATACGGCCTATTTTAAAAAGATCCCAAAAATATTTTGCCGATCAACAGCGTAAACTCGGACAATTAAATGGTCACATTGAAGAGATATATACCGGCCATCAAGTCGTTAAAGCATTCGGATATGAAAAAAAGGCGAGTGCCCAGTTTACAGAAGTTAATGAAGAATTGTATAAAGCGGGAAGCAAAGCCCAGTTTATATCGGGTATCATCATGCCCATGATGTTCTTTATCGGAAATTTGAGCTATGTCCTCATCAGCGTTGTCGGCGGAATATTGGTAACGCAACGTTCGATTTCAATTGGTGACATTCAAGCATTCATCACATATTCAAAGCAGTTCACCCAGCCAATCACACAAACGGCTAACATCGCTAACATTATTCAGTCGACGGTTGCAGCCGCTGAGCGTGTTTTTGAACTACTTGATGAAGAAGAGGAAATGAAAGAACAAACCACAGCTAATATAAAAAGGGCAAATGGTGCTGTCTCTTTTGAACATGTGGACTTTGGATATGGGGAAGAAATGTTAATTGAGGATATGAACATCGATGTCTTGCCTGGACAGACGGTCGCAATTGTTGGACCGACTGGTGCAGGAAAAACAACTATGATAAATCTATTGATGA
This window encodes:
- a CDS encoding ABC transporter ATP-binding protein, which translates into the protein MSNQKKPQGGGQVGHGPGGGNMMMMGQKAKDFKGTLKRLLAYLKPRRNKLISVFFAAIMSTIFMIVGPKIMGNAITELFEGAYGKFQGIPGAAINFDKIGQILLLLAGLYALSSLFNYVQQYIMSSVAQDTVYDLREDVNEKLEKLPLKYFEGRPNGETLSRMTNDIDTIGSTLQQSLTQFITSIVTILGIIIMMLSISPLLTLISIVSLPLSIFAIRPILKRSQKYFADQQRKLGQLNGHIEEIYTGHQVVKAFGYEKKASAQFTEVNEELYKAGSKAQFISGIIMPMMFFIGNLSYVLISVVGGILVTQRSISIGDIQAFITYSKQFTQPITQTANIANIIQSTVAAAERVFELLDEEEEMKEQTTANIKRANGAVSFEHVDFGYGEEMLIEDMNIDVLPGQTVAIVGPTGAGKTTMINLLMRFYELNGGKINIDGLDTRNMSRNDLRKNFGMVLQDTWLFNGTIKENIAYGKNGATDEEIFAASRTAHADHFIRTLPDGYETILNEEASNISQGQKQLLTIARAVLADPPIMILDEATSSVDTRTEVFIQKAMNRLMEGRTSFVIAHRLSTIKDADLILVMDQGKVIEKGTHSDLLRENGFYAELYNSQFTENVAG